In Micromonospora sp. NBC_01813, the following are encoded in one genomic region:
- a CDS encoding phage terminase small subunit: MGSRGPVPNRSDDLSRDRDANRGDKAPITKGLSRPARVPEPDPGWHPIARLLWDSAIESGQTDFYESSDYAFLFSICDDVSYYKKMTKRSGQMLASIYSAMETLLVTEGARRRVRVELQDEEAEQAEVVDMAERKRRLGLVV, translated from the coding sequence ATGGGAAGTCGAGGGCCGGTCCCTAACCGTTCCGACGACCTGAGCCGCGACCGCGACGCCAATCGGGGCGACAAGGCTCCGATCACGAAGGGCCTGAGTCGGCCGGCGAGGGTGCCGGAGCCTGATCCGGGCTGGCATCCGATCGCGCGGCTGCTCTGGGATTCCGCGATTGAGTCCGGACAGACGGATTTCTACGAGAGCAGTGACTACGCGTTCCTGTTCTCGATCTGCGACGACGTGTCGTACTACAAGAAGATGACGAAGCGGTCGGGTCAAATGCTCGCCTCGATCTACAGCGCCATGGAGACGCTTCTCGTGACCGAGGGCGCCCGGCGTCGCGTGCGGGTCGAACTGCAAGACGAAGAGGCCGAACAGGCCGAGGTCGTTGACATGGCCGAGCGCAAAAGGCGGCTCGGACTGGTCGTGTAG
- a CDS encoding terminase codes for MSAEQVEALEPYYHGPTWQRGPLGTFVSPERTVGWQVIFWCEQYLNGLDGGRWQFTPEQERFLLWWYATDTAGEFVYRTGVLQRLKGWGKDPLAAVMCLVEFVGPSQFSHFDADGQPVGKAHRRSWVQVAAVSRDQTRNTMTLFPSLMSDKLIETYGIKPGAELIRAHRGRCRIEAVTSNYRSLEGGRSTFVILNETHHWIRGNNGDKMYETVDGNATKMNCRYLAITNAYLPGEDSVAEKMRFAWERIQEGLADDVGFLYDSIEAHEKTPLTPEALRIVIPKIRGDATWLRVDAIIKSIQNISIAVARSRRMWLNQIVADEEALYGPDQLKAITRDSATLTPGDEIVLGFDGGRYEDSTALVAIRIKDRTSFLIGLWEQPHTWNEELRGRWQVDTEAVDSTVRSTLAKFKVKAFFADVNLWESYVTDWTKDYGAGLVVKARSDNAIAFDMRNRVQETTRAHERLVSSIVEGKVFFDGDLSLRRHTMNARRSTNNFGQYFRKESQDSNRKIDAYAAWMLAHEALHRYLTNPKQGNSGSGDGWFL; via the coding sequence ATGAGCGCAGAGCAGGTCGAGGCGCTGGAGCCGTACTACCACGGGCCTACCTGGCAGCGCGGGCCACTGGGCACCTTCGTGTCGCCCGAGCGAACCGTCGGGTGGCAGGTCATCTTCTGGTGCGAGCAGTACCTGAACGGCCTGGACGGCGGCAGGTGGCAGTTCACGCCGGAGCAGGAACGCTTCCTGTTGTGGTGGTACGCCACCGATACGGCCGGCGAGTTCGTCTATCGCACCGGAGTACTCCAGCGACTCAAGGGCTGGGGCAAGGACCCGCTTGCCGCGGTGATGTGCCTCGTGGAGTTCGTTGGGCCGTCACAGTTCTCCCACTTCGATGCCGATGGTCAGCCGGTAGGCAAGGCGCACCGTCGTTCGTGGGTCCAGGTCGCCGCGGTGAGCCGCGACCAGACTCGGAACACGATGACGCTGTTTCCGTCGTTGATGAGTGACAAGCTCATCGAGACGTACGGCATCAAGCCCGGCGCTGAACTGATTCGCGCACACCGTGGCCGGTGCCGCATCGAAGCGGTCACCTCGAACTACCGGAGCCTCGAAGGCGGCCGGTCGACGTTCGTGATCCTGAACGAGACGCACCACTGGATTCGTGGCAACAACGGCGACAAGATGTACGAGACGGTCGACGGCAATGCGACGAAGATGAACTGTCGCTACCTGGCGATCACGAATGCTTACCTTCCCGGCGAGGATTCCGTTGCCGAGAAGATGCGGTTCGCCTGGGAGCGAATCCAGGAGGGCCTTGCCGACGACGTCGGCTTTCTGTACGACTCGATCGAGGCGCACGAGAAGACGCCGTTGACGCCCGAGGCGTTGCGGATCGTCATTCCGAAGATCCGGGGCGATGCGACGTGGCTCCGGGTCGACGCCATCATCAAGTCGATCCAGAACATCTCCATCGCGGTCGCGCGCAGCCGGCGAATGTGGTTGAACCAGATCGTCGCCGACGAAGAGGCGCTGTACGGGCCGGATCAGCTCAAGGCGATCACGCGAGACAGCGCGACGCTGACGCCGGGCGACGAGATCGTGCTCGGCTTCGATGGCGGTCGGTACGAGGACAGCACCGCCCTAGTGGCGATCCGCATCAAGGACCGCACGAGCTTCCTGATCGGCCTGTGGGAGCAGCCGCATACCTGGAACGAGGAGCTGCGCGGGCGCTGGCAGGTCGACACCGAGGCGGTCGATAGCACCGTGCGTTCGACGCTGGCCAAGTTCAAGGTGAAGGCGTTCTTTGCCGACGTGAACCTCTGGGAGTCATACGTCACCGATTGGACGAAGGACTACGGCGCCGGTTTGGTAGTGAAAGCTCGCTCGGACAACGCGATTGCGTTCGACATGCGCAACCGGGTGCAGGAGACGACCCGAGCGCACGAGCGGCTGGTGTCCTCGATCGTCGAGGGCAAGGTGTTCTTCGACGGCGACCTTTCGTTGCGCCGTCACACCATGAATGCGCGCCGGAGCACGAACAACTTCGGCCAGTATTTCAGAAAAGAATCCCAGGACAGCAATCGGAAGATCGACGCATACGCGGCTTGGATGCTGGCGCACGAGGCGCTGCACCGCTATCTGACCAACCCGAAGCAGGGCAACTCCGGCTCCGGCGATGGATGGTTCCTGTAA
- a CDS encoding collagen-like triple helix repeat-containing protein, whose product MTSIEIDMRDPLTGHAVDEITLTFTPTRRLAGVGVVPTKRVRLNDGLGGVDLIPTDDPTYGEEPWSYRVGEFIGGQDGVYRFVEVPTSDETVDYDSLAEVGDPGTGEPDNAWWARMYELEQAIEEGLIQGPPGQTGAPGPAGLSAYALAVSNGFVGNEADWLASLVGEQGEQGDPGDIGPAGETGPPGADGDDGLPGLSAYQVAVANGFVGNEAAWLASLVGEQGEQGEQGEQGEQGEPGDSGRNITLTANPPTAIRQVRLDYTGDVGNANLEEVRVGTGSGELASWENEWGAKRGTPPSNYRDDALVRGIPRADLGVNQHGGFLDLENTARTQRLYKRDWRGNLWRGNGSAAAVKMSEVLVLAAEDDVPDGTPENTVIVRLD is encoded by the coding sequence ATGACCTCGATCGAGATTGACATGCGTGACCCGCTGACCGGGCACGCGGTCGACGAGATCACCCTGACATTCACTCCGACCAGGCGTCTCGCCGGGGTTGGCGTGGTGCCAACGAAGCGCGTGCGGCTCAACGACGGCCTTGGTGGCGTCGACCTGATCCCCACCGACGACCCGACATACGGCGAGGAGCCGTGGTCGTACCGGGTGGGCGAGTTCATCGGCGGCCAGGACGGCGTGTACCGCTTCGTGGAGGTGCCGACGTCGGACGAGACGGTCGACTACGACTCGCTGGCAGAGGTTGGCGACCCGGGTACGGGTGAGCCCGACAACGCCTGGTGGGCCCGGATGTACGAGCTGGAGCAGGCGATCGAGGAGGGCCTGATTCAGGGGCCTCCTGGTCAAACCGGTGCGCCGGGGCCAGCTGGCCTGTCGGCGTACGCGTTGGCGGTTTCCAACGGCTTCGTGGGCAACGAAGCAGACTGGCTGGCCTCACTCGTGGGCGAGCAGGGTGAACAGGGCGACCCGGGTGACATTGGCCCGGCCGGCGAGACCGGCCCGCCCGGTGCTGACGGCGACGACGGGCTTCCGGGCCTGTCGGCGTATCAGGTCGCGGTCGCCAATGGCTTCGTGGGCAACGAGGCGGCCTGGCTGGCCTCGCTCGTGGGCGAGCAAGGCGAACAGGGCGAGCAGGGGGAACAGGGCGAGCAGGGCGAGCCTGGAGACTCCGGTCGCAACATCACCCTGACCGCCAACCCGCCAACCGCCATCCGGCAGGTCCGGTTGGACTACACCGGGGACGTCGGGAACGCGAACCTGGAAGAGGTGCGCGTCGGCACCGGCTCGGGCGAGCTGGCGTCGTGGGAAAACGAGTGGGGCGCCAAGCGTGGCACGCCGCCGTCCAACTACCGCGATGACGCACTGGTGCGGGGTATCCCCCGCGCGGACCTAGGAGTCAACCAACACGGCGGCTTCCTGGACCTGGAGAACACGGCTCGCACCCAGCGTCTCTACAAGAGGGACTGGCGCGGCAACCTGTGGCGCGGCAACGGATCGGCGGCAGCCGTGAAGATGTCAGAGGTACTGGTCCTGGCGGCCGAGGACGACGTTCCGGACGGCACTCCGGAAAACACGGTGATCGTGAGGCTGGACTAG
- a CDS encoding DUF2637 domain-containing protein, with protein sequence MGDRTLWGSRAALSGIAAIAAGVSYWTQRGLLLDHDVDPVSATAIPLTVDLAVIASSLVINSPEIDPQARRLAWAVLGVACAVSIGANAVAGDNLVQRIAHVWCVLIYLGTEAVASLARRHRSAEQAKPARTPRAAKAVQPADQDTASPATKPRRPRSRTRVTPISEIEAGKTANQPSITQVAKEAIA encoded by the coding sequence ATGGGGGACAGGACGCTGTGGGGCTCCCGTGCGGCGCTCAGTGGGATCGCGGCTATCGCGGCCGGCGTCTCCTACTGGACACAGCGCGGGCTGCTGCTCGACCACGACGTCGACCCAGTGTCGGCCACGGCCATCCCGCTCACGGTCGACCTGGCGGTGATCGCGAGTTCGCTGGTCATCAACTCGCCGGAGATCGATCCGCAGGCGCGCCGGCTGGCGTGGGCGGTGCTGGGGGTGGCGTGCGCCGTGAGCATCGGGGCGAACGCGGTGGCCGGGGACAACCTGGTCCAGCGGATCGCCCACGTGTGGTGCGTCCTGATCTACCTCGGCACCGAGGCGGTGGCGTCGTTGGCGCGTCGGCACCGGAGTGCCGAGCAGGCCAAGCCGGCGCGCACGCCACGTGCCGCGAAGGCAGTGCAGCCGGCCGACCAAGACACCGCATCCCCGGCGACCAAGCCGCGGCGGCCACGGTCGCGTACCCGGGTGACACCGATCTCCGAGATCGAGGCGGGCAAGACCGCGAACCAACCATCCATCACTCAAGTTGCTAAGGAGGCAATCGCATGA
- a CDS encoding amidoligase family protein, translating into MTYPVPDFFITTLDPIAPRVREYPWPSYPEITCDHCLNRASSATAVRTLWGTRVCYDCRRAHYWQCSGCDGWNRNGEDCEGDCNSEPTVTCRRCDEQVDEDDTITTLRGSVVCGDCQRDYYWQCSRCNGWNRDGYDCYTGCDDNGCHCGCDDCGGCGDVLREYSYKPDPVFRGDGPLFLGPEIEVEVGDGYGLGGAASYAAEMLGSLGYLKEDSSLSHGFEVVTHPMSLDWAMENFPWEVLPGLAERGARAERSTGMHVHVSRAGFTSPCHRYRWMKFIYRNRDEIQAVARRHDSEYSSFDSYVRSEVRKHIKDDRRHYGQRYSAINPNNATTYELRMFKSSLDPEEVQAAFGFAHASVEYTRGLTYHSIAKENGWTFDAFARWVAERPKYAPLTNQINKLVPTTTLNPQELSVCVF; encoded by the coding sequence GTGACCTATCCGGTACCCGACTTCTTTATCACGACCCTCGACCCAATTGCGCCACGGGTCCGGGAGTACCCATGGCCCTCGTACCCCGAGATCACCTGCGACCACTGTCTCAACCGCGCCTCCAGCGCCACGGCGGTCAGGACTCTGTGGGGCACGAGGGTCTGCTACGACTGCCGCCGCGCCCACTACTGGCAGTGCAGCGGCTGCGACGGCTGGAACCGCAACGGCGAGGACTGCGAGGGCGACTGCAACAGCGAGCCCACCGTCACCTGCCGGCGCTGCGACGAACAGGTCGACGAGGACGACACCATCACTACGCTCCGCGGGTCGGTGGTGTGCGGAGACTGCCAGCGCGACTACTACTGGCAGTGCAGCAGGTGCAACGGGTGGAACCGTGACGGCTACGACTGCTACACCGGCTGCGACGACAACGGCTGCCACTGCGGCTGCGACGACTGCGGCGGCTGCGGCGACGTGCTCCGCGAGTACAGCTACAAGCCGGACCCGGTCTTCCGGGGGGACGGCCCGCTGTTCCTCGGTCCGGAGATCGAGGTCGAGGTGGGCGACGGCTACGGGCTGGGCGGCGCCGCCTCGTACGCGGCCGAGATGCTCGGCAGCCTCGGCTACCTGAAGGAGGACTCGTCGCTGAGTCACGGGTTCGAAGTCGTGACGCACCCGATGTCCCTCGACTGGGCGATGGAGAACTTCCCGTGGGAGGTGCTGCCCGGGTTGGCCGAGCGGGGCGCGCGGGCCGAGCGCAGCACTGGGATGCACGTCCACGTATCCCGGGCCGGCTTCACCAGTCCGTGCCACCGGTACCGGTGGATGAAGTTCATCTACCGCAACCGGGACGAGATACAGGCGGTCGCGCGCCGGCACGACAGCGAGTACTCGTCGTTCGACAGCTACGTCCGATCCGAGGTCAGAAAGCACATCAAGGACGATCGCCGCCACTACGGGCAGCGGTATTCCGCGATCAATCCGAACAACGCGACGACGTACGAGCTGCGGATGTTCAAGAGCAGCCTCGACCCGGAGGAAGTGCAGGCGGCATTCGGGTTCGCGCACGCCTCGGTGGAGTACACCCGCGGATTGACCTACCACAGCATCGCCAAGGAAAACGGGTGGACGTTCGACGCGTTCGCCCGGTGGGTCGCCGAGCGACCCAAATACGCCCCGCTGACCAACCAGATCAACAAGCTCGTTCCCACCACCACCCTCAACCCGCAGGAGCTTTCCGTATGTGTCTTCTGA
- the ku gene encoding non-homologous end joining protein Ku, with amino-acid sequence MRAIWKGVVAFGLVSVGVKIYSATEEKSIRFHQVHAADGGRIRYKRVCEIDGQEVAYGDMAKGFDADSGDLVVLDDEDFAGLPLSTSRVMDVVEFVPADQIDPIFYDKAYYLGPDGPTSKPYFLLRDALASSGRVAVVKLALRQREHLATLRVRDNVLLLNTMLWPDEVRVPEVRGLDDEVSLSPQELSMAGSLIEAMVADFEPARFADNYRVALQEVIDAKLEGRKVTQPAAIEQGSAAVDLIAALTASVQQASSRGVEPTPIESARSARSAAAERRVA; translated from the coding sequence GTGAGGGCGATCTGGAAGGGCGTTGTCGCGTTCGGCCTGGTGTCGGTCGGGGTCAAGATCTACTCGGCGACCGAGGAGAAGTCGATCCGCTTCCATCAGGTGCACGCCGCCGACGGTGGCCGGATCCGGTACAAGCGGGTCTGCGAGATCGACGGGCAGGAGGTTGCCTACGGCGACATGGCCAAGGGCTTCGATGCCGACAGTGGCGACCTGGTGGTCCTCGACGACGAGGACTTCGCCGGCCTGCCGCTGTCGACGTCCCGGGTCATGGACGTGGTGGAGTTCGTGCCGGCCGACCAGATCGACCCGATCTTCTACGACAAGGCGTACTACCTGGGGCCGGACGGTCCGACGTCGAAGCCGTACTTCCTGCTGCGCGACGCGCTGGCCAGCTCCGGCCGGGTCGCGGTGGTGAAGCTGGCGCTGCGACAGCGGGAGCACCTGGCCACCCTCCGGGTGCGCGACAACGTGTTGCTGCTCAACACGATGCTGTGGCCCGACGAGGTCCGGGTGCCCGAGGTCCGGGGTCTCGACGACGAGGTGTCGTTGAGCCCGCAGGAGCTGTCGATGGCCGGCTCGCTGATCGAGGCGATGGTGGCCGACTTCGAGCCGGCCCGGTTCGCCGACAACTACCGGGTGGCGCTCCAGGAGGTCATCGACGCCAAGTTGGAGGGCCGCAAGGTCACACAGCCGGCGGCCATCGAGCAGGGGTCGGCAGCGGTGGACCTGATCGCCGCGCTGACCGCATCCGTCCAGCAGGCCAGTTCACGGGGGGTCGAGCCGACGCCCATCGAGTCGGCCCGGTCCGCCAGGAGTGCCGCTGCGGAGCGGAGGGTCGCATGA
- a CDS encoding phage head-tail adapter protein — protein MSHQRARGQPALVYRTKTIIDARGHQVAIVDTENPTPVTAVFVPQRSSRAEVAGQQDIDVTRMIVSSDTPEVTSWSRVSWDGSMWDVVVPPAYHHGTRHTRHYSIDIRRRPS, from the coding sequence ATGAGTCATCAGCGCGCCCGCGGTCAACCGGCACTCGTCTACCGCACCAAGACCATCATCGACGCCCGTGGCCACCAGGTGGCGATCGTCGACACCGAAAACCCGACCCCGGTGACTGCGGTATTCGTTCCGCAGCGCTCGTCGAGGGCCGAGGTCGCCGGCCAGCAGGACATCGACGTGACTCGCATGATCGTCAGCTCGGACACCCCCGAAGTGACCTCGTGGTCCCGGGTCTCCTGGGACGGATCGATGTGGGACGTGGTCGTCCCTCCGGCGTACCACCACGGCACCCGGCACACCCGGCACTACTCGATCGATATCCGCCGGAGGCCGAGCTGA
- a CDS encoding HNH endonuclease, whose product MSWSGSARRSELPSNWTQIRNTVLEEEGFACRICGGEANQVDHIGDRMNHERANLQALCEQCHRRKTALEGQMARYRLAPVRGKRFEPHPGMRGAR is encoded by the coding sequence ATGAGCTGGAGTGGTTCAGCTAGAAGATCTGAGTTACCGAGTAACTGGACTCAGATCCGCAACACTGTTCTCGAAGAGGAAGGCTTCGCCTGCCGCATCTGCGGCGGCGAAGCCAACCAGGTCGACCACATCGGCGACCGAATGAACCACGAGAGAGCGAATCTCCAAGCACTCTGCGAACAGTGCCACCGAAGAAAGACGGCACTGGAGGGGCAGATGGCTCGTTACCGACTGGCTCCCGTTCGGGGCAAGCGGTTTGAGCCCCATCCTGGAATGAGGGGTGCGCGATGA
- a CDS encoding RNA ligase family protein: protein MKLNTPENVNYAATVVRVRRINQLANCDNVVGLPLLGFQAIVSKDTQVDDLVVVFGAETQLSLEYAAANSLHRHAELNADPEKKGYLENNRRVKALKFRGHRSDALAMPLSSLAYLGIDVTQLNEGDTFDAIDGREVCRKYVVRQSSGRGPSNQPKKVGEPRVDEKLFPKHFDTTSFFRAPELITLADGDVVITQKLHGTSLRVGHTLVARKLTWRDRIARFFGAQVQQQEWAYIYGSRNVVKDPDSPSGHDFYGTDLYSQIGQQLKGALPKGFLVYGEVIGWVPDTDMPIQRGYTYRLPVGTARLYVYRVVTVNPDGQAVDLSWTALKEFCANVGLHVVPELKVALWASEELVQEFMDVRYADEYSAALPTDGDMVDEGICLRVEGITPTVVKAKSPEFLRHETKLLDQGVEDMESVEMEVAA, encoded by the coding sequence GTGAAGCTCAACACCCCCGAGAACGTCAACTACGCGGCGACCGTGGTCCGCGTCCGACGCATCAACCAGCTGGCCAACTGCGACAACGTCGTGGGCCTGCCGCTGCTCGGCTTTCAGGCGATCGTCTCGAAGGACACGCAGGTTGACGACCTGGTCGTCGTCTTCGGTGCGGAGACCCAGCTCAGCCTGGAGTACGCGGCGGCGAACAGCCTGCACCGGCACGCCGAGCTGAACGCCGACCCCGAGAAGAAGGGGTACCTGGAGAACAACCGCCGGGTGAAGGCGCTCAAGTTCCGGGGTCACCGGTCGGACGCCCTGGCGATGCCGCTGAGCAGCCTGGCCTACCTCGGCATCGACGTCACCCAGCTCAACGAGGGCGACACGTTCGACGCGATCGATGGTCGCGAGGTATGCCGCAAGTACGTCGTGCGGCAGTCGAGCGGGCGCGGTCCCAGCAACCAGCCGAAGAAGGTGGGGGAGCCGCGTGTCGACGAGAAGCTGTTCCCGAAGCACTTCGACACCACGTCCTTCTTCCGGGCACCGGAGCTGATCACGCTCGCGGACGGGGACGTGGTGATCACGCAGAAGCTGCACGGGACCAGCCTGCGGGTCGGCCACACGCTGGTGGCGCGCAAGCTCACGTGGCGGGACCGGATCGCGAGGTTCTTCGGCGCCCAGGTGCAGCAGCAGGAATGGGCGTACATCTACGGCAGCCGCAACGTGGTCAAGGACCCGGATAGCCCGTCGGGTCACGACTTCTACGGCACCGACCTGTACTCGCAGATCGGGCAGCAGCTCAAGGGCGCGCTGCCGAAGGGCTTCCTGGTCTACGGCGAAGTCATCGGGTGGGTGCCGGACACCGACATGCCGATTCAGCGGGGCTACACCTACCGCCTGCCGGTGGGCACGGCGCGGCTGTACGTCTATCGGGTGGTCACGGTCAACCCGGACGGGCAGGCCGTCGACCTGTCATGGACCGCACTCAAGGAATTCTGCGCCAACGTCGGCCTGCACGTGGTGCCGGAGCTGAAGGTGGCCCTGTGGGCGAGCGAGGAGCTGGTCCAGGAGTTCATGGACGTGCGGTACGCCGACGAGTACTCGGCGGCGCTGCCGACGGACGGGGACATGGTCGACGAGGGCATCTGCCTGCGGGTGGAGGGCATTACGCCGACCGTGGTCAAGGCGAAGTCGCCGGAGTTCCTGCGACACGAGACGAAACTCCTCGACCAGGGCGTCGAGGACATGGAGAGCGTGGAGATGGAGGTTGCAGCATGA
- a CDS encoding phage portal protein: MTQPDFVVDTSARGLAQLLLKIISEDRPRFDVIDRYVFGDHDNPYMPAGADEEYRLLAKRAVTNLIPLLIGTPAQALFVDSFRRGSQDASKDDLVAPPEWNHWQASRLDARQGPIYDGALKYGHSFTLTEQVKGRVLTKGLSAYNTAAVYEDPANDIDPYAALTIVREAKPDAKTPAARRGLARLWDGIYEYRVTFLSPSDLESVSVGEGVPHGGEECPVTRFAASMDLEGRTTGLVEPNIANQDRINQTMFDLLVAQTYGSFKIRTVTGMAPPMKRWTQAAIEDGQAPEGTEAGDPVIDPETGRPVPEPVNLNARRFFFAADKDTKFDTLDGTSLEGYIKSLDMSLRHIAVITQTPPHYLLGEIANLSAEALQAAETALLRKVETFRKSFGESWERVFRIAGVLSGDSAAAADYAGEVVWRDTQMRSLSRIADGLVKLKDLGIPGVGLWGRVPEATRTEIQEWMRLREEELARLKADRAELIAAGAYSAQDQVRIDREVVE, translated from the coding sequence GTGACGCAGCCGGACTTCGTTGTCGATACGAGTGCCAGAGGGTTGGCTCAGCTTCTGCTGAAAATCATCAGCGAGGATCGGCCCCGGTTCGACGTGATTGACCGGTACGTATTCGGAGATCACGACAATCCGTACATGCCTGCTGGCGCGGATGAAGAATACCGGCTACTCGCCAAGCGGGCGGTGACGAATCTGATTCCGTTGCTGATCGGGACGCCGGCCCAGGCCCTGTTCGTCGACTCCTTCCGGCGCGGCAGCCAGGATGCGTCCAAGGACGACCTGGTGGCACCTCCGGAGTGGAACCACTGGCAGGCCAGCCGACTCGACGCCCGGCAGGGACCGATCTACGACGGCGCGCTGAAGTACGGGCACAGCTTCACGCTGACCGAGCAGGTCAAGGGCCGGGTGCTGACCAAGGGGCTGAGTGCCTACAACACAGCGGCGGTCTACGAGGACCCGGCCAACGACATCGACCCGTATGCGGCGTTGACGATCGTGCGGGAGGCGAAGCCGGACGCCAAGACGCCGGCGGCTCGCAGGGGCCTCGCGCGACTGTGGGACGGGATCTACGAGTACCGGGTCACGTTCCTGTCGCCGTCGGACCTGGAGTCCGTGTCAGTGGGCGAGGGCGTGCCGCACGGCGGCGAAGAGTGCCCCGTGACACGGTTCGCGGCCTCGATGGACCTGGAGGGGCGCACGACCGGCCTCGTTGAGCCCAACATCGCCAACCAGGACCGCATCAACCAGACCATGTTCGACCTGCTGGTCGCGCAAACCTACGGCTCCTTCAAGATCCGCACGGTGACCGGCATGGCGCCGCCGATGAAGCGGTGGACGCAGGCCGCGATCGAGGACGGCCAGGCGCCGGAGGGTACGGAGGCCGGCGACCCGGTGATCGACCCAGAGACGGGCCGTCCGGTGCCGGAGCCGGTGAACCTGAACGCGCGGCGATTCTTCTTCGCCGCCGACAAGGACACGAAGTTCGACACGTTGGATGGCACCTCGCTGGAGGGGTACATCAAGTCGCTGGACATGTCGCTGCGGCACATCGCAGTGATCACGCAGACTCCACCCCACTACTTGCTAGGGGAGATCGCCAACCTGAGCGCCGAGGCGCTTCAGGCGGCCGAGACGGCGTTGCTGCGCAAGGTTGAGACGTTCCGCAAATCCTTCGGGGAGTCCTGGGAGCGGGTGTTCCGGATCGCGGGCGTCCTGTCGGGCGACAGTGCGGCTGCCGCGGACTACGCGGGCGAAGTGGTGTGGCGCGATACGCAGATGCGGTCGCTGTCTCGCATCGCTGACGGCCTGGTGAAGCTCAAGGATCTGGGCATCCCCGGCGTCGGGCTGTGGGGCCGAGTGCCGGAGGCGACGCGTACCGAAATCCAGGAGTGGATGCGGTTGCGCGAGGAGGAGCTGGCCCGCCTCAAGGCTGACCGCGCCGAGCTGATCGCCGCTGGCGCGTACTCGGCGCAAGACCAGGTTCGCATCGACCGTGAGGTGGTGGAATGA
- a CDS encoding class II glutamine amidotransferase has product MCLLTFFPAGQQPNTNALYNGAMFNADGHGWAIVAGDRLIVGHSMKDEQAIEEFATARLRAPQGPAIFHSRFTTHGDTNLSNCHPFYVGRDRRTVLAHNGVLPANVQPRKGDHRSDTRIAAERFIPGVGSLHLKRTRLRVEKWMGSHNKIAILSVNPRYKESAYLLNEKAGSWDDGIWYSNDGYLPYVFTPSTGWSTYYGKTGTGWPSEKPVIEDPVQCRVCDQETERAQEICDWCNSCLDCSMGATECLCYKPMALTKEREYTKWWEEAAEAEVPTGSTVIG; this is encoded by the coding sequence ATGTGTCTTCTGACCTTCTTCCCCGCCGGCCAGCAGCCCAACACGAACGCGCTCTACAACGGCGCCATGTTCAACGCTGACGGGCACGGGTGGGCCATCGTGGCCGGTGACCGCCTGATCGTGGGGCACAGCATGAAGGACGAGCAGGCGATCGAGGAGTTCGCCACGGCGCGCCTGAGGGCTCCGCAGGGGCCGGCGATCTTCCACTCCCGCTTCACCACCCACGGCGACACCAACCTGTCGAACTGCCACCCGTTCTACGTCGGCCGGGACCGGCGGACCGTGCTGGCGCACAACGGAGTGCTGCCGGCCAACGTCCAGCCACGTAAGGGCGACCACCGCTCGGATACCCGGATCGCCGCCGAGCGATTCATCCCTGGGGTCGGGTCGCTGCACCTGAAGCGCACGCGACTCCGCGTGGAGAAGTGGATGGGCAGCCACAACAAGATCGCCATCCTCTCGGTGAATCCCCGATACAAGGAGTCGGCGTACCTGCTCAACGAGAAGGCGGGCTCCTGGGACGACGGCATCTGGTACAGCAACGACGGCTACCTGCCGTACGTCTTCACGCCGTCGACCGGGTGGTCGACGTACTACGGCAAGACCGGCACGGGCTGGCCGAGCGAGAAGCCGGTGATCGAGGACCCGGTCCAGTGTCGAGTCTGCGACCAGGAGACCGAGCGGGCGCAGGAGATCTGCGACTGGTGCAACTCGTGCCTCGACTGCTCCATGGGCGCGACCGAGTGCCTGTGCTACAAGCCGATGGCCCTGACGAAGGAGCGGGAGTACACGAAGTGGTGGGAGGAGGCCGCGGAGGCTGAGGTGCCGACCGGTAGCACCGTCATCGGCTAA